The DNA region TACCGAGCAGAAAGTCCCACATGAATCGCCGCTTGGTGAAGTCGACTTTCTGGATCTCAATGCATCGCCTCCTGGAACCCCGAATAAGCGAAGGGGAGATGATCAGCAAGAAAAGCATACGGCTGCCAACATCTCAAACTCTTTGACCAAGTCCTCTCTCCTCGGTACCGCTTCGACTCTCCTCCCTAGTCCTTTGAAACCCTCACCGTCCAAATATCCCGATAATAGCCCACCACCGCCTCCTGCCCGTCAGCCGTCCATTGATGACGGTATCCCCAATGGCAACGACGAATCTTTAGCCAAGCAGTCCTCTCACCCTGTTGTGTCCAATACCAACGACGAACCAAACCCCATGCAAGCACGCCCGGGAGAGAAAACCAGTCTCCCCCTGCGCGACCTCAAACTTGAAAAGCTCAAATCGGATAGTCACAACGCTACAGCTAGTGTAAATGCGACgcgaggggaagaaggcttgCCAAAAGTCAAGGCAGGCCAAGGAGAGGGCCCAGAAGTGGTGTATGGCAAGGATGTGGTTCTCGATATGGATGGCTATCATTCTTCAACCAATGCGGATGGGTCGGCATCGGAGAATGAGCAAGATGGTTCTGTGGAGGCGTTTATCCAGGATCTCTTGGCTTCTATCCAGCCGGCAGCATTGGCGATGGACGGCCGACCAAAACCTAGAAAGTCCAAATCGGCGGATACAGAGGTGCCTTCCTCCAGAAgcgatgaagacgaggacgaggatgaagatgaagatgcacATACCCCTGTAGAATATTCCCCAGGACAAGgtctctcttctgctcGGCAGCCTTTACCTGTCTCGAACCCCCGTAACCGGCCACCCACACGCAGTCGGCTTGACCGTGGTCAGTCTGAACCGCCCCAATTACAATCGCAAGATGACCTCTCCCGGTCGCCTGATCGAGGCGCTAAAGCCGCAATGGAGATGGAGTGGGATTGGGGACGCCGCAAACCTCTCGGTGGTAACGGTGAGATAGACGAGGGAGGTTCAACCAGTATTGGAAGGCCACCACTAGGCAGATTGAAGAACGTGGAGGAAAATCCGTACATGTTTGTATTAGAAGTAGGTAAGAGAACGCACATGTTTGAGCTTGCTCTTTGTGAAGAATGGGGACACAACTCTACTGTACGTGTGTTTCGTTCGTCCACTTTTCGAGCTTTGCAATTGACTGACTTGTGCCTTTTTTTTGCAGGAGGCGTCTCAAGAAGCCGCTTTCATCAAGAATCGTCTAACCTTTCAAACTTTCATCGAATCTCCTACTGTTGTGGATGACGTCAACATCATCCTACGATACAATGAACTCTTTTTCACCTGGTCCACGGGTTATCGCTTGTTATACGCCCTTGCCATGTATCGCCGAGCCCTCGTACCTCCCTCAGCCTCGCCGAGCTCGCCCACTTTACCAGAAATGTCGTTATCAGGCCTGGGCGCTGGGGAGCAACGCAGGCGGTCCGATAGTCGAGTAGAGACAGGGGAAGGAACGCAAAGACAGAGTGGGTATGGATGGtcgagatggtggaggaggggacAAAGTTCGGGCGCTAGTGCTCCGCAAGGACCACCTTCCGTGCCAGGGCAAGAGCCGCCCCGGGAACCGAAGACTGAAACCGCACCGGCTCGTACAACACCTGTCCCCGGTACGCCCGCTACAGATGTGCAGGGTCAAGataaagaaggaggggttCCCGGTGGGACCGAAACCGAAGCTGGGACCCGTGCCGGTCTTCagggggaagatgaaaaagtTTTACCAGTTGAAGGGGTAAAGAATTACGCAAAGACTTTGCGACTGTCATCTGAGCAACTTGTAAGTGTTCATATCTCCATTTGCCATCCCGCCATACCTTTTTCTCCCCTTTCTTGATCTTTTAATGCAATATAAGATTGATTTTTCGATCATGAGCTGACGTAGGGATTGTATAAAAGCAACAACTTCATCTCAAGCCTGGACCAAACACTGTTCAGTTTTCAGTCACCTCTTCTTACTCTGGCCTGGCCACGTGCGCTGCGAGGATATTTTTATGGGAGGAGACCGATCAGATTGTCATCTCAGACATTGACGGTACGATCACCAAGTAAGCCCCTGTTTCCATGTTTCCGTCTTGTCCATTGAGGTGATTCCGAAACTGATTAATCACCGTTCGTCACAGATCTGACGCCTTGGGCCACGTTTTTGCCGCCATCGGACGTGACTGGACTCATCTCGGTATCGCCAAGCTCTACACTGATATTGGCAACAACGGTTACAAGATCCTTTACCTCACTTCGCGCGCAATCGGGCAGGCGGATACGACGAGAGAGTATTTGAAGAGCATTGCGCAGGGGCAGTATAGGATGCCTGAGGGTCCGGTGTTAATGAGCCCTGATAGGCTAATGGCGAGTCTACATCGGTGAGTGTGTTCTGTATGTAATATTGAAGCTACTGGCTGACTAAGATTGTTGATAGTGAGGTGATCATGCGCAAACCAGAACTCTTCAAGATGGCCTGTCTCCGAGATATTCAACGTTTATTTGGATCCCAAGCTAAAGAAGCATTTTATGCTGGATTCGGCAATAGGATCACCGATGCGATGAGTTACAGGAGTGTAGGGATCGACACATCCAAGATCTACACGATTGATTCGACAGGTGTCGTGAGAACAGAGCTGCTGCAGGCCGCGGGACATAGGGGTAGCTATATCCAGCTTGTAAGTTTTTGGCAGGGTTCATTTGCTGCGATCGCACGTCTAGAAGTATACTGACGATATAAACCCGGTGTCTAGAACGATCTCGTCAATGAAGTCTTCCCCCCTGTATCTACCAAATTTAAACCCGAATATACCGATTTTAATTACTGGCGCGATCCTGTGCCCGACATACCTCTACCAGACTTTTCCCCGCCTTCCCCAGCTCTGTCTGCTAGGTCAGACACATCCGGTCGTTTGAGTGTCCTGGGCAAGATTGCTGGGATCGGACGGCGTTCGTCAAGGGCTACGATTGGGCATGCTCATAGCCCGAGCTCTGCAAGTATGAGCGGTGCTTCAGCATCACAGATAGATGCTTCCAGCCGGCCATCAAGCCCACTCATAGCCCCGAGCGTGACGAGCGATGACCTGAgtgaggttgaggatggcgaaggggaaggggatgagCAGAGGAGCTTGAGTAACATGCCGGGATCGTTTGAAGATGACCGAGGAAAGTACTTGAATGATCCTTTTTTTGCACCCCAAGATCATGGCCCGCAATCGCGTTCGTCCCGCTCACCGGGAGGTAAGGaaggacgacgaggaaaagaggaggaagaaggcgaggaggggCATGAAGGAGGCGATTCTTATTCTTATGATGACGACGCAATTTTCGATGATGACATTCTGGCTGCTGGCGAGATGCAGCATGTGCCGTTCTAAGGCGAAGAAAAGAGTTAAAAAGGTTCATGTAGGTCTCTTAGATTTGTAGATTCATCCTAGGTTACGAATGATAGGTGCGTACGTCGAATCTGAAAAGTTGAAAAGTGGCTGTCTTGTTTGTATCGCTTTATTATCACCATGCATTTATTCGGAATTCGAGACGGATTGGTGCATGACTGAATGGATGAAGACGTTTTAATCTGGGCAGTAGCATCGCTGTACACTGCGGCCAATCGCTTGCTTGTTTCATCTGCCGGTTGCCCGGGTGTGGTGGAGTGCGGGTGATGGCGATGTGGTCTGTGCGTATGTCTCATCATGTCTCGGGCCGCCAGCTGCTGGGGATACCGTAATCACACCGTCTCCCTACTGCAAGCTATGCAAAACGTTCCCCCACCTCCCCCACCCGCTCCGCCCCCCACATACGCCAATGCCTGGCCAGAGCACTCCGCCCCTAAACACCGCAGAGAAAAAGCTCCCTTCCCTCGGCACCTTTGATCTCGACCTCCATGGCGCCTCCTATGCCCGGAATCCACGACAAGCCACCGTCAACGAGGAGAATGACAGTCGGCGAAGTAAAAGGTGAGCTCTGAcgtgatgatgataaccGCATCTTCCACAATATgccatctctttcaacaGCTTCCGAAACAGGATAATGAGACTCTAGAGGTGTCACTCTGCATGAAGGCTAGGTGGTGACTGTGCGCTGTATACAACCGGACCTTCGTTGTCCTCGACTCATCATATAGCAGCCATCCACAGAGGTATTTTCTAATCTATGACATTGCCTCGTCCACCACCTCA from Cryptococcus neoformans var. neoformans B-3501A chromosome 4, whole genome shotgun sequence includes:
- a CDS encoding hypothetical protein (HMMPfam hit to Lipin_N, lipin, N-terminal conserved region, score: 130.9, E(): 2.8e-36), producing the protein MQYLSKAYNYYSGINPATLSGAIDVIVVRHVDTEGTVTLSSSPFHVRFGKLQVLRAAEKRVTIRLPNNLPAPHVAPFHMKVGETGEAFFVVETDEQVPADLLTSPVVMPTESEVPPSPPLSGEHPPEEEHLESLTQEPFGDTEQKVPHESPLGEVDFLDLNASPPGTPNKRRGDDQQEKHTAANISNSLTKSSLLGTASTLLPSPLKPSPSKYPDNSPPPPPARQPSIDDGIPNGNDESLAKQSSHPVVSNTNDEPNPMQARPGEKTSLPLRDLKLEKLKSDSHNATASVNATRGEEGLPKVKAGQGEGPEVVYGKDVVLDMDGYHSSTNADGSASENEQDGSVEAFIQDLLASIQPAALAMDGRPKPRKSKSADTEVPSSRSDEDEDEDEDEDAHTPVEYSPGQGLSSARQPLPVSNPRNRPPTRSRLDRGQSEPPQLQSQDDLSRSPDRGAKAAMEMEWDWGRRKPLGGNGEIDEGGSTSIGRPPLGRLKNVEENPYMFVLEVGKRTHMFELALCEEWGHNSTEASQEAAFIKNRLTFQTFIESPTVVDDVNIILRYNELFFTWSTGYRLLYALAMYRRALVPPSASPSSPTLPEMSLSGLGAGEQRRRSDSRVETGEGTQRQSGYGWSRWWRRGQSSGASAPQGPPSVPGQEPPREPKTETAPARTTPVPGTPATDVQGQDKEGGVPGGTETEAGTRAGLQGEDEKVLPVEGVKNYAKTLRLSSEQLQQLHLKPGPNTVQFSVTSSYSGLATCAARIFLWEETDQIVISDIDGTITKSDALGHVFAAIGRDWTHLGIAKLYTDIGNNGYKILYLTSRAIGQADTTREYLKSIAQGQYRMPEGPVLMSPDRLMASLHREVIMRKPELFKMACLRDIQRLFGSQAKEAFYAGFGNRITDAMSYRSVGIDTSKIYTIDSTGVVRTELLQAAGHRGSYIQLNDLVNEVFPPVSTKFKPEYTDFNYWRDPVPDIPLPDFSPPSPALSARSDTSGRLSVLGKIAGIGRRSSRATIGHAHSPSSASMSGASASQIDASSRPSSPLIAPSVTSDDLSEVEDGEGEGDEQRSLSNMPGSFEDDRGKYLNDPFFAPQDHGPQSRSSRSPGGKEGRRGKEEEEGEEGHEGGDSYSYDDDAIFDDDILAAGEMQHVPF